Proteins encoded in a region of the Leishmania infantum JPCM5 genome chromosome 5 genome:
- a CDS encoding putative double-strand-break repair protein rad21 homolog, translated as MFFSTYVLTKKGPLAKVWLAAHWDKRLTRHEVKVVDLSQTILHIVRPVVPIALRTSGELLVGVVRIYALKVKHLLKEATEATLFLRVTTLATKGSKAGVAGQHRTTSIDGVVVPVKGSDVEAVTFDWNADVAAKHGAVADAAEALGEGRFNAIADLLGNSHRIEVSETDKEDALLASAWYTVQPTSQAAGDELHTMQQDYDEIAKMRADLMAFGERASGSASTSKSKSSLSSMEKGRGSVAVDVDGMAFPAVGDELDIGVPLPDELPPGFPALDGQVPAGMIPTDPFLLPDMMNMNDEAVAAAQRSRPGRKMRPVNVCDLDSTTLSREAFEKCIADRSDILNSEPRRGPYDAQEEADRYTVTGSANAANAVATNPAMDAAPLSGVLNPALRLAYATALRQSAEEAVAMAAQAFRESMARRSEVPAGVGGALEADDAQVAAADLDGSSTLLPEEEVAQQRRKRGRDDSYGVDDSTMATGVSASAQQTLERIRMELSLRAARDRKKPRTQSVASLVGASCALREVCRGLRRRDAARTFVDVLALASKQYVSAQQAPGSDEVQVTLNESALRLLAAA; from the coding sequence ATGTTCTTCTCCACCTACGTGCTCACGAAGAAGGGCCCGCTCGCCAAGGTTTGGCTTGCCGCGCACTGGGACAAGCGACTCACCCGCCATGAAGTGAAGGTGGTTGACCTCAGTCAGACTATCCTCCACATTGTCCGCCCTGTCGTCCCGATCGCCCTGCGCACGTCCGGCGAGCTGCTCGTCGGTGTCGTGCGCATCTACGCACTGAAGGTGAAGCACCTGCTGAAGGAGGCGACCGAGGCGACGCTCTTCTTGCGTGTGACGACTCTCGCGACGAAGGGTAGCAAGGCGGGTGTCGCCGGTCAGCACCGCACCACCTCGatcgacggcgtcgtggtGCCAGTGAAGGGCAGCGATGTCGAGGCCGTGACGTTTGACTGGAacgccgacgtcgccgcgAAGCACGGCGCGGTGGCAGACGCTGCTGAGGCTCTTGGCGAGGGCCGTTTTAATGCCATCGCTGATCTGCTGGGAAACAGCCACCGCATCGAAGTCTCCGAGACAGACAAGGAGGATGCCCTCCTGGCGTCGGCGTGGTACACAGTGCAGCCAACGTCGCAGGCGGCAGGCGACGAGCTTCACACCATGCAGCAGGACTACGACGAGATCGCTAAGATGCGGGCGGACTTGATGGCCTTCGGCGagcgcgccagcggcagcgccagcaccagtAAGAGCAAGTCGAGTCTGTCGAGTATGGAGAAGGGCcgtggcagcgtcgccgttGATGTGGACGGCATGGCGTTCCCCGCTGTCGGCGATGAGCTGGATATTGGCGTCCCGCTCCCTGACGAGCTACCGCCGGGCTTCCCTGCTCTGGACGGGCAGGTGCCGGCGGGCATGATACCAACCGACCCGTTCCTGCTGCCGGACATGATGAACATGAacgacgaggcggtggcggcggcgcagcggtcACGCCCAGGTCGAAAGATGCGGCCGGTGAACGTGTGCGACCTCGACTCCACGACTCTATCACGCGAGGCCTTCGAGAAGTGCATCGCAGACCGCAGCGACATTCTCAACAGCGAGCCGCGCCGTGGTCCCTACgacgcgcaggaggaggctgatCGCTATACCGTGACGGGGTCCGCCAACGCGGCGAACGCGGTTGCTACTAACCCCGCGATGGACgcggcgcctctctctgGGGTTCTGAACCCGGCGCTTCGCCTCGCATAcgcgacagcgctgcggcagagcgCCGAGGAAGCTgtcgcgatggcggcgcaggcgttTCGGGAGTCGATGGCACGGCGAAGCGAAGTCCCTGCCGGCGTCGGGGGCGCCCTCGAGGCAGACGATGCGCAGGTTGCCGCGGCGGATCTGGACGGCAGCTCCACGTTGCTGccggaagaggaggtggcgcagcagcgtcgcaaGCGCGGCCGCGACGACAGTTACGGAGTCGATGACTCGACGATGGCTACGGGTGTGTCGGCCAGTGCTCAGCAGACGCTGGAGCGCATTCGAATGGAGCTGTCGTtgcgcgctgcgcgtgaCCGCAAGAAGCCCCGCACGCAGTCGGTCGCCTCTCTCGTTGGTGCGAGCTGCGCGTTGCGGGAGGTGTGCCGTGGTCTACGCCGTCGCGATGCCGCGCGCACGTTTGTGGACGTCCTCGCACTGGCATCGAAACAGTACGTGAGCGCACAGCAGGCGCCGGGGTCTGATGAGGTGCAGGTGACCCTGAACGAGTCGGCCCTGCGTCTGTTGGCTGCGGCGTGA
- a CDS encoding vacuolar ATPase subunit-like protein, protein MGRTMMDYNVHEGHLEAMVHGYRDALLRVDEYNNLCQCDNLGDMKSQLQITDYGNFLQQEGTLTSRIIVDRAQEVLLKQFKELRSWAEPPLCQFLDFISYEYMLSNVLKLIVAKRSGRANLELLTKCHPLGVFPEMPTLIAASDVQEMFEVVLIDSPVGRFFSAEGGFERDLDELSVEYIRGILMKNYYEQFYDFCYNLGGETREVMCPLLDAEADRMVLTFTLNTLGMREITPVDRRKVFPSIGSLVDIHDDIAESENEDQLRDRLRRFANYFELLDEGSRAMDSACKKSLERRFVEMSVVMYNDAMTRQFQYGVFYAYVKLKELEINNLQWIADCVVQQMRSRLHEYVSTVPYAQ, encoded by the coding sequence ATGGGGCGCACTATGATGGACTACAACGTGCACGAGGGCCACCTCGAGGCCATGGTACACGGCTACCGCGACGCCCTTCTCCGCGTCGACGAGTACAACAACCTCTGCCAGTGCGACAACCTCGGTGACATGAAGAGCCAGCTGCAGATCACCGACTATGGCAACTTTCTGCAGCAGGAGGGCACGCTGACCTCCCGCATCATCGTCGATCGCGCGCAGGAGGTGCTCTTAAAGCAGTTCAAAGAGCTGCGCTCCTGGGCGGAGCCGCCGCTCTGTCAGTTTCTCGACTTTATCAGCTACGAGTACATGCTGTCGAACGTGCTGAAGCTGATTGTggcgaagcgcagcggccgcgccaACCTCGAGCTGCTAACCAAGTGCCACCCCCTCGGCGTCTTCCCGGAGATGCCGACGCTGATCGCTGCCTCGGACGTGCAGGAGATGTTCGAGGTGGTGCTCATCGACAGTCCGGTGGGCCGCTTTTTCAGCGCCGAGGGCGGCTTCGAGCGCGACTTGGATGAGCTCTCGGTGGAGTACATCCGCGGCATCCTCATGAAGAACTACTACGAGCAGTTCTACGACTTCTGTTATAACCTCGGTGGGGAGACGCGCGAGGTGATGTGCCCGCTGCTGGACGCCGAGGCAGATCGCATGGTTCTCACCTTCACTCTGAACACCCTCGGCATGCGAGAGATCACGCCGGTGGACCGCCGCAAGGTGTTCCCGAGCATCGGCTCCCTCGTCGACATCCACGATGACATCGCGGAGAGCGAGAACGAGGATCAGCTGCGCGATCGCCTACGCCGCTTCGCAAATTACTTTGAGCTGCTCGACGAGGGCAGCCGGGCAATGGACTCAGCGTGCAAGAAGTCGCTGGAGCGGCGGTTTGTCGAGATGTCGGTGGTCATGTACAACGACGCTATGACGCGGCAGTTTCAGTACGGTGTCTTCTACGCCTACGTgaagctgaaggagctggagaTCAACAACCTTCAGTGGATCGCCGACTGCGTcgtgcagcagatgcgcagcCGCCTGCACGAGTACGTGAGCACGGTGCCGTACGCTCAATAG